The sequence TATTTTAGTAGCTGGCCAAGTCTTGATTTACAATAAGACAAAATATGGGTAATAAAGCAGACCTAAAGGAACACTTGAAGCACTATAACCTCTATAGTGCTCAAGTGGTTTGGTAACAGGGATGCACTGACGCTTCCCATTGAAAGtaataacattattttaaaattatttgacttcttacctggtttCTACCAAAGACCGCTCCCTGCTTCCAATATGTCTGACTACTAAGCTGACAGCGATCatatgacactctcagccaatgagctctaCAGGGTTTAGTTCAAGAGCACTAATAGAAGCTCTTTAGGCCTCAACATCAGATGTATTGGAGGTGGGGCAGCGGCAACTAGGGACCCCAGATAAGAAGGCAAACTGTTCTAGGACAATTTGACAATGGAGGAGACCACGGTACTCTTggaaccacaaccactacagcatgttttagttgttatagtgcttgAACTGTTCCTTTTAGCAAAAGATACTTAATGTTCAttgatatatattgtatgtatttttgaagggacactatagtcaccaaacaacttgcttaatgaagcagttttggtggatagatcatgcccctgcagtctcactgttaaattctctgctattttggagttaaatcacttttgtttatgtttatgcagcccaagccacacctcccctggctgtgactgacacagtgtgCATGAAAActaaaaggtttcattttcaacGAGAACAAACTTGCTTTAAAAGcttttacctcctgctctgtaaattaaacttgaattacatacaggagactcttgcaagATCCaggaagctattaacagagcaggatatgagaaattgtaaattaaacagaatttgcaacacaggaagtttaaatattagatgCCTCTTTACTGGAAGTGCTTAGAAAGGCAGTGTAAGCCACATGcacggaggtgtgactagggctgcataaacaaagtgatttagctcttAAATGgcaaagaaatgagtgatgtggttgcaggagcatgatctatacaccaaaactgccttattaagcttaagttgttttcgtgactatagtgtccctttaaagtttattGCTTCCAGTCTTACGATACAGCAGTTTTCGGATTCCCCCTTTTACCTCCTGGTTTCTTAAGCCATATATAATTGGATTTAGAAGTGGTGTCACCACACTGTAGAGAAGAGAGAGCAATTTGTCATTATCAGGTTTATCACTGGTCTTCACTCGAACATAAGTGAATGCTCCTGTCCCAAAGAACAAGGTAACAGAGACAAAGTGTGAGGCACAAGTGGAGAAAACTTTCTTGCGACCTGTGTTGGTGCTTATGCGAAGGATAGCTGCAATGATGCGCCCATAGGAATAAATCACGAGGGAAAATGGCAAAGGAAGTACCAGAAAGgcattcactgaaacagaaatcTCGTTAGCAGAAACATCAGTGCAGGCCAGCTTGAGCACTGGAGGGATGTCACAGAAaaagtggttaatgacatttggaCCACAAAATGGAAGGCTAAAAATGGAGGCAGTCTGTCCAAGGGAGATGAGATTACCAGCGATCCATGAGACAGCAGCTAACTTTAGGCAAGTAGTTTTACTCATAACAGAAAAATACCTCAAGGGGTTGCAGATGGCTGCATAGCGGTCATAAGCCATAACAGAGAGAAGAAAGCATTCTGTGACACCAAGAGTGAAGAAGCAATACATCTGCATGCAGCATCCGTAGAAGGAGATGGTTTTCCTCATGGCAACAAAGGTGTGGAGCAGCTTTGGTAAGGTTACTGTAATGTAGCAGATTTCAAGGAAAGAAAGGTTGCGGAGAAAGTAATACATAGGGGTGTGGAGTAGGGAGTCCAGAGTAGTAACTGAGACAATTGTGAAATTGCCCAATAAAGTGAAGATGTAGATGAGGACAAAAAGAATGAATAGAAATAGCTGGAGCTTTATGGAGAAGTTTGTGAAGCCCAAGAGAATGAACTCATCGATATGAGACTGGTTTCCAAAGTTCTTGCTAGTGACGTAGGTCATCTAGATagacaataaatatatacagagcTGTATGTTTATCCAGAATAACAtctgacaaaacatttttttttgtatacagtgcatgaaaagatataattagAGAGTATCACTGCACCACCAAAACAATTTTCATCTTGTACATGAAAAATCTAGCACTTATTCCGCACAGTAACCAAACAAGTTGTTAAAAATGTGGTAACCTATCGGTTAATGTTCTGGGCATAATTAAGAAATCCTACCATAATATTGCTCACAAAATTATAAGACAACACTGGCTAATGTTCTTTGATTACACATATTTCAAAAAGAAAGCACTTGTAGCAgcattttcttccacacttttattCCAGGGATTGTGACTAGAGATCCTGAAAGGTGCCACCAGGCATAGAACAATGGAGTCTGGTCCATAGTGCCAGGTGCAGATGTGTCCCCCCAGTTGTTTTGTAAATTTGTTTTGCCAAGCAATGTCAAGTTCCTGTAAAATTAGACCAATGCTGAACTTGTAGAGAAGACTGATCACTGTGAATGAGACAGTGTGAGCTGAGTAGCCCTTGAGCCTGTGAGCCCTTGGTTTGTTGGATCGCAGTCCTGTAGCTAGCTCGCTAATTTCTGGAGCTTGTGGCAGTACAGGCTAGTCAGGCAGAGAGAATTAATCTTATCAACCAGGGATTTTGTttccattttactttttattaaactGAGGGAGGGTACCGAGATAGGTAATGTAGTGTATcaggcacagacagacagtcagtcactTAGGGTCTAGGGAAGGCTAAAATGCCTGTTGCCAAATTGTTGAAtagtgtttttagttttagccctGCATAAAGCTaagtgctttatttattttttaaaaaatgtttgtggAAATGTATCTTTTAACCTTGAACACTGACTGAGATGATGATCTAAGAGTATCGAGTTGAGTTGAATTGAATTgtgttcagttgtcttcttctgtgagtgagcagtatttttttttttgagagaag comes from Pelobates fuscus isolate aPelFus1 chromosome 5, aPelFus1.pri, whole genome shotgun sequence and encodes:
- the LOC134610488 gene encoding olfactory receptor 10A7-like, which produces NLYQKQSLKESHSHIDEFILLGFTNFSIKLQLFLFILFVLIYIFTLLGNFTIVSVTTLDSLLHTPMYYFLRNLSFLEICYITVTLPKLLHTFVAMRKTISFYGCCMQMYCFFTLGVTECFLLSVMAYDRYAAICNPLRYFSVMSKTTCLKLAAVSWIAGNLISLGQTASIFSLPFCGPNVINHFFCDIPPVLKLACTDVSANEISVSVNAFLVLPLPFSLVIYSYGRIIAAILRISTNTGRKKVFSTCASHFVSVTLFFGTGAFTYVRVKTSDKPDNDKLLSLLYSVVTPLLNPIIYGLRNQEVKGGIRKLLYRKTGSNKL